One Lepus europaeus isolate LE1 chromosome 7, mLepTim1.pri, whole genome shotgun sequence DNA segment encodes these proteins:
- the LOC133763657 gene encoding olfactory receptor 10AG1-like produces the protein MKREDENAEVNVTTVKRFVLLGFSDLPKLQGLLSAVFTIIYLTILIGNSLIIIITSLEPALQKPMYFFLANFSSLEICYVSVTLPRMLFNLWTQDRSISLLDCATQMCFFLMLGATECLLLAVMSYDRYVAICNPLHYPLVMNHKMCVQLAVGSWVSGIPVQIGQTWQIFSLHFCNSNLINHFFCDIPPILKLACGDTSVHEVSVYVVVMLVAAVPFMLILASYSKIISTILRLPTATGRAKAFSTCSSHLLVVVLFFGSAAITYLRPKSNHSAGTDKLLSLFYTVVTPLFNPMIYSLRNKDFIAALRKLFLNRMVH, from the coding sequence ATGAAACGTGAAGATGAAAATGCAGAAGTCAATGTTACCACAGTGAAGCGATTTGTCCTCCTAGGATTTTCTGACCTTCCAAAACTCCAAGGGTTACTCTCTGCGGTGTTCACTATCATCTACTTGACTATCTTAATTGGAAACAGCCTCATAATAATAATAACGAGCCTTGAGCCTGCATTGCAGAAACCCATGTATTTTTTCCTGGCAAATTTTTCCTCACTGGAAATCTGTTACGTGTCTGTCACCCTCCCTAGAATGCTCTTCAATCTTTGGACTCAGGATAGAAGCATTTCTCTACTGGACTGTGCCACCCAAATGTGCTTCTTCCTTATGCTGGGGGCCACGgagtgcctcctcctggctgtAATGTCCTACGaccgctatgtggccatttgCAACCCTCTGCACTACCCTCTGGTCATGAACCACAAGATGTGTGTGCAGCTGGCAGTTGGCTCCTGGGTCAGTGGAATCCCAGTCCAGATAGGACAAACATGGCAAATATTCTCCCTGCATTTCTGTAACTCCAACCTAATTAACCACTTCTTCTGTGACATACCCCCCATTCTCAAGCTAGCCTGTGGGGACACTTCTGTGCATGAAGTGTCTGTCTATGTAGTAGTTATGTTGGTCGCTGCAGTCCCTTTTATGCTGATTCTTGCCTCTTACAGCAAAATCATTTCCACCATTCTGAGGCTGCCAACAGCCACAGGAAGAGCTAAGGCCTTCTCCACATgttcctcccatctgctggtggtGGTTTTATTCTTTGGATCTGCTGCCATCACCTATCTGAGGCCCAAATCCAATCATTCTGCAGGAACCGACAAACTGCTCTCTCTTTTCTACACCGTGGTGACTCCCCTGTTTAATCCCATGATATACAGCCTTAGGAATAAGGATTTCATTGCAGCACTAAGAAAACTGTTTCTTAACAGAATGGTGCATTGA